In the genome of Cryptosporangium aurantiacum, the window CGGCCGGCGCCGAGCTGGGGGTCGGCGCCTGCTCCCCACACGACAAAACCGGCGTCGAATTCGTAGAGCTGGGGCGACAGGTCGGGGCTGCTTTCGGCGACCCAGCGGGCGGCGATCCGCCGCGCTTCGTTCGCGGTGATACCGGGAGCGGTCACGACACCGTCCCGGCCGGGCTACCGCCCTGCGCCACAGGGCTACTACCCGGCGCCGCGGAGATGCTGCCCGGCGCCGTCGCGGCGGGTATCGCTGCCCGGGAGACCGGGGCGGCCGAGGCGCTGCCGACCGCCGGGGAGACGGGAGCCGCGCCCGTCGCCGGGGTACCCGGCGAACCCGGCGCCCCAGCCGGGCCGCCCGGCGCGGCGGCCGTCGGCGACGAGGCTGGCACCGCGGGAGTCGGCGCGGCCTCCGGCGGCAGCGCAGCCTCTCGAGCAATCGGCTCCCCAACCGGGGAGGCCGCTGCCCCAGCCGGGGAGACCGGCGCCGGGGACACCGGCGCTGCGGGAGGCGGCCCGGCCGCCGTCGGCGGCGGGAGGTTCGCCGGCGCAGGCTCGGTCACCGCAGTGGCGTACGCCGTCGACGCGGTCCGCGTCGTCCACGGCGACAGCGGCATCCCGGGCAGCGGCACCGGCCGCCCCTTGCCGTCCACGATCACCGTCTCCAGCGTCCGCACCCACTCCACCGGAACCGGCGCGTCCGACACCACACCGAGCTGCGGATCCACCCACCGCACCGCACCACGATGGTTGACCACCGCCGTCGTGCGCGCGTCACCGTCCTGCCATCCGCTGACCAGCACCGCAAACGCGCCGTGCCCGGCCTTCCGCAGCTGGTCCGTGACCGTGTCGAATGCCGCGTGTACCTGGTACGTCTCGAATCGGCTCTGCACCTGCTCGGCCTGCCGGAACAACAGTTGGAGGTTCCCGCCCAGCGCGTCCTCCAGCCGCCGCCGTCCGGTCGGCTCACCCCGCAGCGGCAACCGCGTCGTGCCGCTGCGATGTGCGTCCACGATCCGCGGCACTGCCACCCGCGGCCGACCGCGCACGTAGGCGTCAAAAAACGCCAGCGTCGCGTCGACGCAGTTCTGGGCGCGGCTGTTGTCCGCGTACGGTCCGACGCCGTTCAGCCGGGCCAACCAGTCCGACGTCGGCTCCGGAGCCGCCTCGAACGCCCCATCCTCGGTGCGCGGCAGCACCTGCTCCAGCGCCACGTGCTCGGACTGCAACGGCCGGCGATACCCGACCGGGATTTCATAACGTCCGACCCCGTGCCGCCCGCCCTCACGGACCAGCGCCACCGCAGCACCGTTCACCCACCGACACAGCTCGGGCCGCAGCCCGACCAGGTCGATCAGCCGCTCCCGGCACTCCAGCCGCAGTCCGATCGCCTCGGCGCCCGCCGCGGCGGCCTCCCGGTCCATCTGCTGCGCCTCGCTGCCGAGACGCTGGTAACGATCGACGAGCAACTGTTGCCGCGCGGCCAGCTCCACGGACTCGTTGACCCGCTTGTCGCGCTCGCCGGCCAACCCGTCGAGGTGAGCACCGAGCTGCCGGAACCGCTGTTCGGCCCGGTCCAGCCAGTCACGGAGCTGCCCGGCCTGCGCCTGTCCCTGCTCTGCCCTGGCGAGCGCGGCCTCGGCGTCCGCAGACTGACCCTCCGCCGCGAGCCGAGCGCCCTCCTCGCGGAGCTGCCCGATCCACGCGTCCCAGGCAGCGACGTCGCGCATCGCTCCGCGGGCCTGCTCGGACAGCCGCCGCTGTTCGTCGGCGACCGTGTTCGCCTCGGTGGTGATCTGCTGCAGCTCGTCGGCGAGCGTCGTCCGCCGGTGCGCCGTCCACTGCCAGGTGGCCCGCGCCTCGTAGGCCTGGTCGCGGGCGATCGCGGCTTGCCTGCTCAGCTCGGCGGTGCGCGCCTCCGCGACCTGCGCCTCGCGTCCGGACCGGTGCGCCTGGACCTGAAGCTCCACGTCGGAACGCCGCCGCCCGGACTCGATCGCCTGGGTACGGGGCAGAGCGTCCGGCGGAGCAACCGGCGGAGGCATCAACAGCCGGATCGCCCGCGGCAGGCGGTCTGCGACCGCCTGCCGGTAGTCCCGTGCACCGCCGAACGGCCCCGACGGATCGCGCTCGACCGGTTCGATGCCAACATCCACCAACGGCAAAAGCACATCCGGACGCTGTTCCGCGACCGGAAGTGGCATCAGCTGGGTGTCCGGCTCGGCTGGTTCTTGCGTGGTCTCCGGAGTCACCGTCGGCGCCGGAGAAACTGGCGCGGGCGTCTCGTCCACATCAACAGAGAAGGCCTGCGCGAGGGGCACCTGCTGAACGTCGTCCGAAGCAGTTTCTACCGGCGCACTGACAAACTCGGGTGGGGTCAGAAGTTCAGGCGGGGTGGGACCGGGTTCGAAGTCGGCCGGGTCCGGCATCTGGTAGGGCTGGGTGGGCTCGTCGACAAAACGGCGGCGGCGGTCGGCGTTCATCCGGTCGCTGGGGTCCGGAAGCGCAGGCGTGTTGTGCAGCGCCGGGGGGCCGGCCTCGACGTCCGGGTCGGCTGCGAGGCGGAAGTCGGAGCGGGTCCAGCGGGAGCGCTGCGGCCGGGCGTCCCGTTCGCCGCGCACCAGCTCCAGCTGCGGGCTGCGGAGCAACGCGTGGGGGACCGCCGTCGGAGAGGCGGGGCCGTCCGGTAAGGACGGTTCGGACGCGCTCGCGGGCAACGCGGGACCGGCGGCCCACCTGGTCGCGTCGGGGTCGGCCTCCGGTGGCCCCATCCGTTGCACGTCGTCGGTCTCCTCGTCCACAGGGACGGGGAGGGCTGTTTCTGTTGCCTCGTCGACCGAGCCACCGCGGGCCGTGCGGGACGGCTCCGGGAGACCGTGGAGCGCCAGACCGGAGGATTCCACGGGGACACGGTACGCGGCGTCAGCCGCTCCGTCCGGACATCGTGACGCGCGGAACCGCAATATCCAGTTCTAAGCTGTTCGCCGGGTTCGGTCTTCCTTCGGACACGCGCGGCGAGACTACCGAAACCGAGACCACTGTTGTGATCCAGTCAGCAAAGTACCCGTTTGACTACCCTAGGTACTCGCCAGTATCAGGATCGTAGCCCTCGATCTCCCGGGCGCGCCGGATGAACTCGTCGTCCGCGCCGGCCGGCGGATCGACGTCCAGGTGGTGGACGCTGTAGTCACCGGCGCTGTTGCGCTTCAGCTCGGCAGCGGCGGCGTGCCGACGGGACCACTCGTAGTGGAGTTCGGCCAGTTCCGCCATACGACGGAACACCTCGGGGTGGACTTCCTCGTGCATCAGGATCTCCTTGTTCGCGGGTCGAGTTCACCGGGTCACGCGGATGGGTGGACCCACCAGGCGAGGGCCGGGTCGGTGGTCTGGCCGGTCAGTTGGCGGTCGAGTTGGGTCGCGGCTCGGTACACCGCGGCGCGACCGGCGCGCGGCCCGGCGTCCATCGCGGAACGGACGACATCCGCGACCGCGGCGCGCGCCACCGCCCGTACCGCGCGCACGACCTCGGCGGAGAACGCGCCGAGAGGCGCCGGGCCGTGGATCCGGCTGACCAGCGAACTGCCGGGAGCCGACACCGGCAGCAGCGGACGCGCGGACGGCAGGCCGGTCGGGTCATCGGTGATGATCGTGGCCGGGTCCTGGGTACGGAGGTGCTGCCAACCCGTCGGGGTGGGCGGCCAGGACACCCAGAGCGCGTGGCGGCGGGCAAAGTCCGGCGCGAGTCGGCCGACGATCCACGGGGCGGTGTCGTCGCCGGTCACGAACAGGAAGCGGGTGCCGTCGGTGGCCCGCTGGGTCAGCTGGACGAGGAGCCGGTCGACGGCGGCTAGCAGGTAGGGGGCGGTGCAGCGGGAGGCGACGTCGTAGGCGGATGCGACGATCGCGACGTCGGTCGGTGCGGTGAGCCCGTGCGCCGCAACAGCCGCGCGCACGGCGTCCGGCACTTTCAGTCGGCTCGGTTCTCCGCGCAGAGCTGATGCAATTCGTTCTCGGTCGGGATGCTCATCCCGAGACGTTCCCGGTGCAGGCGCTCCGCCTCCGCCCGGTCGATCAGCCGGAACTGCGCCGCGTACCGGTCCTGCGCCAGGAACGTCACTCCGCCGCACTTCCACGCGCGGTCGCTCGGACTCCAGCGGATCGACCGATGCCCGTCCGGTCCGCTCCGCAGGATCGTCACGATCACCGGGCCGGGCTTCTCGGACAGGATCCTGGCGAAGTAGTACAGCCTCGTCGACCCGTCCGGCGGAGTCGGGGCGAGCCGCTCCGCGTTCGGTCCCGGGTCCTCCGGAGGCCGCTCCGGATAGATCTGGGAACCCCCCGGCGGGCGTCCCTCCGCGATCGCCGCCAGGTAACGCTGAATCACGAGTCGCTGCGGATAGGGCCCGTGGGACGTGATCCGCCCGGTGTTCGCTTCCAGGACCAGCGTCGACCGTCCCGGCTGCCGGTCCTGCCTGAACTGCTCCTCGGTCACCGGAATCGACCGGATCGCCCAGCCGTACTCGAACCGCAGCATGCTCCACGTGACCCCTGGACGGAAGACGCGATCCAGGTAGGCCTGTGCTGCTTCCTGCGTATCCAGTGGTTCCGTCGTCACCATTGACCCTCCCATCCAGCTCCACCGTGATGTACGAGAGCTCAATCGTGTCCGCCACCATCCACGCCGGTGGTCCGTCGACCGTCTCTCCGCTCTGCGGGTCCCACCACACCGGGCCCTCCGCATCGAGCGGGTACACCACGACCGTGGCATGCGAGCCGCCAGCGATGGGCTGACCCTCTTCGTCGAAGAGCAGGTTTCCCTGCTTGTCCACTGCCTGCCAGAGGTTGGCGACCAGTGCTGACGCCCCCGGTCCGAGCGCGGCGACGTTGTCGTGCAGAGCCCAGAACTGGTCAACCATCTCGGGGAGGTCGTCGTGGTGCAGCCAGGTCTCGGCGCCCAGCCACCACATCGCCCGAAGAATGCCGCGCCGCTCCCCTTCCGGCTCCGCACCGACCGGGACCTCGTCCGGCCATCGCGGCAGCGCCACCTCCGGCCGGCCATAGAACGAGGACAACGCTGCGAGCGAGCAGTCCAGGCAGTTGTTGTCCCGGTCCGGCCGTTCGATGCCCCCGTCGTTGATCAGGCTGCCGAACAGGTGGTGCCGCGGGTCGGCTCCGATCGCATAGCCGCCCGACGTCGAGAGCGCATCCTCGACGTCGTCCTGGTAACTCTCGTCCTCGAGCGGACGCAGCCCTCGGTTCCGGAGGCGGCGGGTTTCGTGGAGGGGTGGGGGTGGGTTGCTGCGCGCGAACGGTCCGACGGGGGCGTAGCCGTTGTCTACAGGGGATCCAGGCCCGGTGGTTCGCCCTTCCACCGGAACAGCCAGCGGATCGTCTCCTCGTCCGGCAGCGGCTCCGCTCCCGTGATCCCCGGAGTAATCCGCTCCGCCTCCGCCCGATCTACCTCCTTGAACCGATCCCAGTTGTCCTGGTTGAAGAGGATCAGGTGAGCCGCGTCCGGATCGTAGACCCAAGCTTGCTCCCGGCGATTCCAGAGCAGCGCGTCCGCCGTCGTCGGCTCCAGGACGACGACGCTCGATGGATCCGGATCCGCGATGCTGCGCTTGTAGAGCACGTAGTACGTCAACACCATCGGGACCCTGCCTCTCCAGCTTCTCGACAGCTGCCGGGTGGATCGGGAGATCACGCGCCTCGAGCCCGAACTCAGCCACTACATCGCTGAGTCCCCATCCTTCGTCCTTCAACCACAAACGGTAGCCCTCGAAGACCCGCGGGAACTGTGCTACCCAAGCCGCGAAGCTGTCGTCTCGATTGAGCCAGACACCGGCCAGCGCCTGCGGCGGACGCAGATCGGCCGGGAACGCGTCCGGCATCGCGCGTTTGTTCAACTCCAGGAAGCGCAGAATCGCGTGAGTCTTGCGAACCGCCGAGTCGCGAGGGTTCTTGAGGATCTGATGCCACTCGGAAGCCTGATCGGCGACGCGCGCGGACCCTTCGGTTGGGAGCGAGATCCGAACGAGCCGATCGCCGTGTGGCGCTTTCCAGGAAATCCAGAGGCCCTGCCTGGCATTACCCTCGGCCCAGGTATTTATCGCCGTGAGCGGTCGGTAGCCACGAGCCAGCAAGGAATCCACGACGTCCTGCAAGGCCTGGGTGTATGCCGTTCCGCCCGGTAGCTCGACTCTGTACTCGATTGCAGCATCGCCCGCCGCGTCAGCAGGCTCGACCCCGAAGTAATCGTTCTCAATCTCAGCCTCTACCGCAACCGAGTCTCGGCTTCGACTCAAGACGGGCGCGGAGGTCAGGCGGAGGCTGCTCGATAGTTGTGCCAGATCTGATTCGATCAGATGATCCTGCTCAGACCCACCTTCGTCGTTCGTTCCCGTCGTCTGCTCGTTCCGCCTGCCGGGATTTCCAACCGTGACCGGCAGCCTGGTGGATCCAAAGAGACGGCCGGGCAGCAAATCCCGCCCCAGTGCCGCACGGAAGAGCGCGAGTTCACCGAATGTCTCCGGCACCGAACCTGCGGCATAGATCACTCGCCCCTGGTGACCCCCGACGACCCAAGTCCCATCGTCGAGCTCGCGAATATCCGACTTCAGCGAGGCGTGATTCCGGCGATCCTCGTCCCAGTCCGGCCATTCCTCCAGCGACTCGTCCGGCGCATGCGCGACGAACGGAACCTCAAGCTTGCCGATCTTTCGGGAAGCAGTCAGCCGGCGATTGTCGATACTGACCAGAGATCCATCTCCCCACTGCACCCCGTGCAGCGGACCACCACTCCAACCCTCGCCAATGCGCTCGGCCAGCACCTCGATCTCTATCGACTCCGGCGGCGAGGTCCGCTTCCCGATGGAACGCTGGGTGAACGCGATCTCTCGAGGATCTACCATTCGGATTCGGGACTGTGACTTCTCGACCGATGCGCGGATCTTCTCCGGCACGTCGGCTAAGTCGGTGAAGCCCAAGTCAGCCAAGGAGCCCTGACGTTGCCCCACAGATGCCTCTGCGAAGGGCCGCATCATCTCTGCCGGACGTAGCGGGGCGGCATCCGATGGCTTCGCATCCGGCGCCGCGCCGGGCTCAGTCGGCGCGACGAGCCACCGCACCCCCTGCCAATCCGCGCCGATCAGCGTCCGCTGCCCCAGCCAACTCGTCCCCAACCCCGACCGACCCGCCAGCGCGATCTCATTCGGACTCGGATACCCCTGCCCCCGGAACCACGACGTCCGCGCCCGATATAGCAGCTGGTCAGCAATGTCCCGCTGCCGATCCAGATCCGCGAGCACCGTCTCCGGCGCCACGCCCGGATACGTCGCAGCGACCACCTCCAGTTCCGCCTGCGGCACCGCATATCCAGCGAACCACCGCCGGACCAAGTCCGCCTGCGCCGCCACCCGAGCGCGCTCCGCACGCAGCCGACGGAACACCGACTCCGCTGCGGCCGGCGACGCCCAGTAGAAGCCGCCGCGCGCCCAGGCATACGCCCCGATCTCCACCGCACGCAGCCCGATCCGCGTCACACCCGACTCGACGTACCAGCGCTCCAGACTCCGGTTGAACTCCGTCGCGAAGCCGGCGCCACGCACGTTCTCGGCCATCCGCATCCGGTCGAGGCGGGCGGAGAGCTGGCCGGACGCATCACGGCCGACCGTGAAGTGCACGATGCCGACACGTCGCCCGGATGGGTCGACGACCTCGAGGTGGACGTTCAGGTAGTCCATCCCCGCGTCGAGCCAGCTCAGTCGCGTCGAGAAGCCTGCGTATCGCGGGCCGACCAGCCTGGACTCCACCTCCGAGGCGATCGCGTCGTGCAGCCTCCGGCCGTCCAATGTCGTGCGCGGGACGAGGTCGTCCAGCAGAGGCGGACGGCCCTCCAACAGCCAGGGTGGCGTCGGGTCGGCATACAGGCCGTCGGTCCACGGCTCCGACCAGGCATGATCCGCCTCCGAGGAGAACGGCAGCCCATCCGGGAGAACCGGAGGCGGTGGGAGGTTCTGCACCGCCACACCCATGTTCGCCAGATGTCGGTCGAGGTCGCTCAGCTCCTCCGCCAGCACGTGGAACGACGTCGCACTACCGACGTTGGCCACCAGCCGCATCAGGTACCGGCGCTCGCTCAGACGCGCTTCCAGCAACGGGTCAGTGACCGCCCG includes:
- a CDS encoding toxin glutamine deamidase domain-containing protein, with amino-acid sequence MESSGLALHGLPEPSRTARGGSVDEATETALPVPVDEETDDVQRMGPPEADPDATRWAAGPALPASASEPSLPDGPASPTAVPHALLRSPQLELVRGERDARPQRSRWTRSDFRLAADPDVEAGPPALHNTPALPDPSDRMNADRRRRFVDEPTQPYQMPDPADFEPGPTPPELLTPPEFVSAPVETASDDVQQVPLAQAFSVDVDETPAPVSPAPTVTPETTQEPAEPDTQLMPLPVAEQRPDVLLPLVDVGIEPVERDPSGPFGGARDYRQAVADRLPRAIRLLMPPPVAPPDALPRTQAIESGRRRSDVELQVQAHRSGREAQVAEARTAELSRQAAIARDQAYEARATWQWTAHRRTTLADELQQITTEANTVADEQRRLSEQARGAMRDVAAWDAWIGQLREEGARLAAEGQSADAEAALARAEQGQAQAGQLRDWLDRAEQRFRQLGAHLDGLAGERDKRVNESVELAARQQLLVDRYQRLGSEAQQMDREAAAAGAEAIGLRLECRERLIDLVGLRPELCRWVNGAAVALVREGGRHGVGRYEIPVGYRRPLQSEHVALEQVLPRTEDGAFEAAPEPTSDWLARLNGVGPYADNSRAQNCVDATLAFFDAYVRGRPRVAVPRIVDAHRSGTTRLPLRGEPTGRRRLEDALGGNLQLLFRQAEQVQSRFETYQVHAAFDTVTDQLRKAGHGAFAVLVSGWQDGDARTTAVVNHRGAVRWVDPQLGVVSDAPVPVEWVRTLETVIVDGKGRPVPLPGMPLSPWTTRTASTAYATAVTEPAPANLPPPTAAGPPPAAPVSPAPVSPAGAAASPVGEPIAREAALPPEAAPTPAVPASSPTAAAPGGPAGAPGSPGTPATGAAPVSPAVGSASAAPVSRAAIPAATAPGSISAAPGSSPVAQGGSPAGTVS
- a CDS encoding toxin glutamine deamidase domain-containing protein encodes the protein MAVWKPDFGEYDYVWDFICGVSAGNPWPRGNEDDLWELAAEWAEVAQALNVAMQDAGPVVNKLMAAWGGDSGYAFLGLWEVLGQSPESGLGAIAEMAGSLSSMSDNAAMELQYNKLTTLITVIITIISVFTALVAAFFTGGGSAATIQPIMMGGRVAVQRSFAQLLRNIARKAVEKELRKELLKKVSKDALKKVVTKEGLRKLGKEAAEELVEELIEEVVLVDGLAQALQMMDGRRDSWDVSKSAAAAIGATVGVPIGMGVAPAVQWAKNAVGRRVGKELSATTIERINRGIERVNSPTTRLEGVGKHLLATPGQALTTGLVNSVTSPTSSWIANGVVYGNWEYPKDSMMSSALAGASRANTISPPQLAAATLTGGSIGFRETLLGSHPAALKLDGFAPTGGAPVAPVQVDAVPGGGGLDTGQSVTTAPPSSAPSTSEISAALAPAPDPTAAPLASPASPAPDPTAAPLASPAPPAPDATAASPVPAAPDVAADPPESAVSSDPAAAASASSDLTAFHSPTPDPTASPLPPHMDGSSTTAGLVIDAPEISMLSTPSAAGSPSITAVGGGSVEQGKAATVSAPVPTASQVSTSPSGVPAANSVNPAPAPPAAAASPSNAENGALAPSSRSVDSLPKTGEADSRIRNSVARNLSDELHRKVSSSPQAMTPNLNVPAAPAGAPKDGEPSRRRGRTDPATVPDPDPIPRSSSLTANGGYSYDAPTQTADPSRDPDQQIADVVRELANKVRTEARDQQWGRGSRNQRMPRSASALLTRDGVIRSHTSLKGISANPPMRHPYLQEILDAIQANPPSSKAPFPTWHGYCSEVAVISDFLHDFDLSYSGPENEKRDAAKAALAGARIASVEIEWDLKKHGLNKDPCPSCEVLLPKLDIAVVEVSDPPPRDEEPPDAASIETPGHSGGRPIGEPGGLDRPALGDQVALERAVPTGIDGRPARFPDPLGRWLGLVNDGGPDATPFRANNCLDTGLSLLGTWLGNPQVSAPRTAEFTADGEPSTAGEANGRQRAEETLGATFKHQGSTPGPAYAAIADQLRAAGHGSSALIITSTAPGHGGGAHAWNAVNHHGTIQWIDAQVGDVSTEPLYGDEVDGVWAIVLDSNGRPQRPGGRPAVARGVSSPVVENGKRVHGGSPTTPAAQAVPRTSFVPDGRGGYLPDLVPGEFLAAAGKVRPEDFGNGLVSAIDVMADAVTVRLADGRTSRFEVRVATGMSELATTAVGADRSVVTVNARVAPDQLTRVWVHEIAAALQEQRAGPLARGGYVDRAVRLGTVLSGRPIARRAVTDPLLEARLSERRYLMRLVANVGSATSFHVLAEELSDLDRHLANMGVAVQNLPPPPVLPDGLPFSSEADHAWSEPWTDGLYADPTPPWLLEGRPPLLDDLVPRTTLDGRRLHDAIASEVESRLVGPRYAGFSTRLSWLDAGMDYLNVHLEVVDPSGRRVGIVHFTVGRDASGQLSARLDRMRMAENVRGAGFATEFNRSLERWYVESGVTRIGLRAVEIGAYAWARGGFYWASPAAAESVFRRLRAERARVAAQADLVRRWFAGYAVPQAELEVVAATYPGVAPETVLADLDRQRDIADQLLYRARTSWFRGQGYPSPNEIALAGRSGLGTSWLGQRTLIGADWQGVRWLVAPTEPGAAPDAKPSDAAPLRPAEMMRPFAEASVGQRQGSLADLGFTDLADVPEKIRASVEKSQSRIRMVDPREIAFTQRSIGKRTSPPESIEIEVLAERIGEGWSGGPLHGVQWGDGSLVSIDNRRLTASRKIGKLEVPFVAHAPDESLEEWPDWDEDRRNHASLKSDIRELDDGTWVVGGHQGRVIYAAGSVPETFGELALFRAALGRDLLPGRLFGSTRLPVTVGNPGRRNEQTTGTNDEGGSEQDHLIESDLAQLSSSLRLTSAPVLSRSRDSVAVEAEIENDYFGVEPADAAGDAAIEYRVELPGGTAYTQALQDVVDSLLARGYRPLTAINTWAEGNARQGLWISWKAPHGDRLVRISLPTEGSARVADQASEWHQILKNPRDSAVRKTHAILRFLELNKRAMPDAFPADLRPPQALAGVWLNRDDSFAAWVAQFPRVFEGYRLWLKDEGWGLSDVVAEFGLEARDLPIHPAAVEKLERQGPDGVDVLRALQAQHRGSGSIERRRPGADDGGRAALESPGASLGLRSGRGSPDPLQPGQLGSVQGGRSGGGGADYSGDHGSGAAAGRGDDPLAVPVEGRTTGPGSPVDNGYAPVGPFARSNPPPPLHETRRLRNRGLRPLEDESYQDDVEDALSTSGGYAIGADPRHHLFGSLINDGGIERPDRDNNCLDCSLAALSSFYGRPEVALPRWPDEVPVGAEPEGERRGILRAMWWLGAETWLHHDDLPEMVDQFWALHDNVAALGPGASALVANLWQAVDKQGNLLFDEEGQPIAGGSHATVVVYPLDAEGPVWWDPQSGETVDGPPAWMVADTIELSYITVELDGRVNGDDGTTGYAGSSTGLPGSRLPSRGHVEHAAVRVRLGDPVDSGDRGAVQAGPAAGTVDAGPGSEHRADHVPRALSAATRDSALPGGDRGGTPAGGFPDLSGAASGGPGTERGAARPDSAGRVDEAVLLRQDPVREARPGDRDDPAERTGRASVDPLESERPRVEVRRSDVPGAGPVRGAVPADRPGGGGAPAPGTSRDEHPDRERIASALRGEPSRLKVPDAVRAAVAAHGLTAPTDVAIVASAYDVASRCTAPYLLAAVDRLLVQLTQRATDGTRFLFVTGDDTAPWIVGRLAPDFARRHALWVSWPPTPTGWQHLRTQDPATIITDDPTGLPSARPLLPVSAPGSSLVSRIHGPAPLGAFSAEVVRAVRAVARAAVADVVRSAMDAGPRAGRAAVYRAATQLDRQLTGQTTDPALAWWVHPSA